One part of the Gossypium raimondii isolate GPD5lz chromosome 1, ASM2569854v1, whole genome shotgun sequence genome encodes these proteins:
- the LOC105784231 gene encoding vacuolar protein sorting-associated protein 35B isoform X7 — MNKLWVRMQHQGPGGVREKREKERSELQDLVGKNLHVLSQIEGVDLEMYKETVLPRVLEQVVNCKDDLAQYYLMDCIIQVFPDEYHLQTLETLLGACPQLQPTVDVKTVLSRLMDRLSNYAASSADVLPEFLQVEAFSKLSNAIGKVIEAQLDMPAVGAITLYVSLLTFTLRVHPDRLDHVDQVLGACVKKLSNIPKLEDSRAMKQVVALLSAPLEKYNDIVTALTLSNYPRVMDHLDIGTNKLMAMVIIQSIMKNNSCISTADKVEVLFELIKGLIKDIDGADVDELDEEDFKEEQNSVARLIHMLYNDEPEEMLKIICIVRKHTMVGGPKRLPFTVSSLVFSALRLLRQLQGQEGDIVGEEASMTPNKNFQLLTQIIESLSAVPSPELALRLYLQCAEAANGCDIEHVAYEFFTQAFVLYEEEIADSKAQVTAIHLIIGTLQRMNVFGVENRDTLTHKATGYSARLLKKADQCRAVYACSHLFWVDDQDGIKDGERVLLCLKRALRIANAAQQMANVARGSGGPVSLFVEILNKYIYFFEKGNKQITSSAIQGLIELINTEMQSDSTNPDSVADAFLASTLRYIQFQKQKGGVMGEKFESIKL, encoded by the exons ATGAATAAACTTTGGGTGCGAATGCAGCATCAG GGACCTGGTGGAGTTAGAGAGAAGCGAGAAAAGGAAAGGAGCGAACTTCAAGATCTT GTAGGGAAAAACCTACATGTTCTGAGTCAGATAGAAGGTGTGGACCTTGAGATGTACAAAGAAACAGTTCTTCCCAGAGTCTTGGAGCAG GTTGTCAATTGCAAAGATGATCTTGCCCAATATTATCTAATGGATTGCATTATTCAGGTATTCCCTGATGAGTATCACTTGCAGACGCTCGAGACATTGTTGGGTGCTTGTCCCCAGCTCCAG CCAACAGTCGACGTCAAGACAGTTTTGTCTCGACTAATGGATAGACTTTCAAATTATGCTGCTTCAAGTGCAGAT GTATTACCTGAATTTCTACAAGTAGAAGCCTTCTCTAAATTGAGCAATGCGATTGGGAAG GTCATAGAAGCACAGTTAGACATGCCTGCTGTTGGAGCTATAACTTTATATGTCTCTCTTCTTACCTTTACTCTTCGTGTCCATCCTGATCGTCTTGATCATGTGGATCAAGTACTG GGAGCTTGTGTTAAGAAGCTCTCTAACATACCAAAACTTGAAGATAGCCGGGCAATGAAACAAGTGGTTGCACTTTTGAGTGCTCCATTGGAGAAATATAATGATATTGTAACAGCCTTGACTCTTTCTAATTATCCACGTGTAATGGACCATCTTGATATTGGAACAAATAAACTTATGGCAATGGTTATCATTCAAAGCATTATGAAGAACAACTCTTGCATTTCAACTGCAGACAAG GTTGAGGTTttgtttgaattaataaaaGGACTCATTAAGGACATTGATGGTGCTGATGTGGATGAG CTTGATGAGGAGGATTTCAAGGAGGAACAAAATTCAGTTGCTCGACTCATACACATGCTTTATAATGATGAACCAGAGGAAATGTTGAAG ATTATATGTATTGTGAGGAAGCATACCATGGTTGGGGGACCAAAACGCCTACCCTTTACAGTTTCTTCACTTGTTTTTTCAGCACTTAGG TTGCTTAGGCAATTGCAAGGTCAGGAGGGGGATATAGTGGGAGAAGAAGCATCAATGacaccaaataaaaattttcagctCTTGACTCAG ATCATTGAGTCCCTTTCAGCTGTTCCATCCCCTGAACTTGCATTAAGGTTGTACCTGCAATGTGCTGAG GCAGCTAATGGCTGTGATATTGAGCATGTTGCGTATGAATTTTTCACACAGGCGTTTGTATTATATGAAGAAGAAATTGCG GACTCTAAAGCCCAAGTGACTGCAATTCATCTGATAATTGGGACTCTCCAGAGGATGAATGTATTTGGTGTTGAGAACAGAGATACTTTGACACACAAAGCCACAGGA TATTCAGCTCGGCTATTGAAGAAGGCTGATCAGTGCAGAGCTGTTTATGCATGTTCCCATCTATTTTGGGTTGATGATCAGGATGGCATAAAGGACGGGGAGAG GGTCCTCCTTTGCCTAAAGCGAGCATTGAGAATCGCGAATGCTGCTCAGCAAATGGCAAATGTTGCACGAGGTAGCGGTGGGCCGGTTAGTCTCTTTGTTGAGATATTGAACAA GTACATCTATTTctttgaaaaaggaaataagCAAATCACCAGTTCCGCAATCCAAGGGCTGatagaattaattaatactGAGATGCAAAGTGATTCCACAAACCCTGATAGTGTGGCGGATGCTTTCCTTGCCAGCACCTTGCGTTACATTCAGTTCCAAAAACAAAAAGGCGGTGTAATGGGTGAGAAATTCGAATCTATTAAACTGTAA
- the LOC105784231 gene encoding vacuolar protein sorting-associated protein 35B isoform X5 → MLSELRTSKLSPHKYYELYMRAFDELKRLELFFKDDSKHGVSVVDLYELVQHAGNILPRLYLLCTVGSIYIKSKEAPAKEVLKDLVEMCRGVQHPIRGLFLRSYLAQISRDKLPDIGSEYEGDADTVMDAVDFVLQNFTEMNKLWVRMQHQGPGGVREKREKERSELQDLVGKNLHVLSQIEGVDLEMYKETVLPRVLEQVVNCKDDLAQYYLMDCIIQVFPDEYHLQTLETLLGACPQLQPTVDVKTVLSRLMDRLSNYAASSADVLPEFLQVEAFSKLSNAIGKVIEAQLDMPAVGAITLYVSLLTFTLRVHPDRLDHVDQVLGACVKKLSNIPKLEDSRAMKQVVALLSAPLEKYNDIVTALTLSNYPRVMDHLDIGTNKLMAMVIIQSIMKNNSCISTADKVEVLFELIKGLIKDIDGADVDELDEEDFKEEQNSVARLIHMLYNDEPEEMLKIICIVRKHTMVGGPKRLPFTVSSLVFSALRLLRQLQGQEGDIVGEEASMTPNKNFQLLTQIIESLSAVPSPELALRLYLQCAEAANGCDIEHVAYEFFTQAFVLYEEEIADSKAQVTAIHLIIGTLQRMNVFGVENRDTLTHKATGYSARLLKKADQCRAVYACSHLFWVDDQDGIKDGERVLLCLKRALRIANAAQQMANVARGSGGPVSLFVEILNKYIYFFEKGNKQITSSAIQGLIELINTEMQSDSTNPDSVADAFLASTLRYIQFQKQKGGVMGEKFESIKL, encoded by the exons ATGCTATCGGAGCTCCGGACCTCCAAACTCTCTCCTCACAAATACTATGAACTTT ATATGCGAGCTTTTGATGAATTGAAGAGATTGGAGTTATTCTTCAAAGACGACAGCAAACATGGTGTCTCTGTGGTTGATCTGTACGAGCTTGTTCAACATGCCGGCAATATTTTGCCTAGATT GTATCTTCTATGTACAGTAGGATCTATCTATATCAAATCTAAGGAGGCTCCTGCTAAGGAAGTTCTTAAAGACCTTGTGGAAATGTGTCGTGGAGTTCAACATCCCATACGTGGACTCTTTTTAAGGAGTTACCTTGCTCAAATAAGCCGAGATAAGTTACCAGATATTGGTTCCGAGTATGAGGG TGATGCTGACACTGTGATGGATGCTGTGGACTTTGTGCTACAGAATTTCACCGAGATGAATAAACTTTGGGTGCGAATGCAGCATCAG GGACCTGGTGGAGTTAGAGAGAAGCGAGAAAAGGAAAGGAGCGAACTTCAAGATCTT GTAGGGAAAAACCTACATGTTCTGAGTCAGATAGAAGGTGTGGACCTTGAGATGTACAAAGAAACAGTTCTTCCCAGAGTCTTGGAGCAG GTTGTCAATTGCAAAGATGATCTTGCCCAATATTATCTAATGGATTGCATTATTCAGGTATTCCCTGATGAGTATCACTTGCAGACGCTCGAGACATTGTTGGGTGCTTGTCCCCAGCTCCAG CCAACAGTCGACGTCAAGACAGTTTTGTCTCGACTAATGGATAGACTTTCAAATTATGCTGCTTCAAGTGCAGAT GTATTACCTGAATTTCTACAAGTAGAAGCCTTCTCTAAATTGAGCAATGCGATTGGGAAG GTCATAGAAGCACAGTTAGACATGCCTGCTGTTGGAGCTATAACTTTATATGTCTCTCTTCTTACCTTTACTCTTCGTGTCCATCCTGATCGTCTTGATCATGTGGATCAAGTACTG GGAGCTTGTGTTAAGAAGCTCTCTAACATACCAAAACTTGAAGATAGCCGGGCAATGAAACAAGTGGTTGCACTTTTGAGTGCTCCATTGGAGAAATATAATGATATTGTAACAGCCTTGACTCTTTCTAATTATCCACGTGTAATGGACCATCTTGATATTGGAACAAATAAACTTATGGCAATGGTTATCATTCAAAGCATTATGAAGAACAACTCTTGCATTTCAACTGCAGACAAG GTTGAGGTTttgtttgaattaataaaaGGACTCATTAAGGACATTGATGGTGCTGATGTGGATGAG CTTGATGAGGAGGATTTCAAGGAGGAACAAAATTCAGTTGCTCGACTCATACACATGCTTTATAATGATGAACCAGAGGAAATGTTGAAG ATTATATGTATTGTGAGGAAGCATACCATGGTTGGGGGACCAAAACGCCTACCCTTTACAGTTTCTTCACTTGTTTTTTCAGCACTTAGG TTGCTTAGGCAATTGCAAGGTCAGGAGGGGGATATAGTGGGAGAAGAAGCATCAATGacaccaaataaaaattttcagctCTTGACTCAG ATCATTGAGTCCCTTTCAGCTGTTCCATCCCCTGAACTTGCATTAAGGTTGTACCTGCAATGTGCTGAG GCAGCTAATGGCTGTGATATTGAGCATGTTGCGTATGAATTTTTCACACAGGCGTTTGTATTATATGAAGAAGAAATTGCG GACTCTAAAGCCCAAGTGACTGCAATTCATCTGATAATTGGGACTCTCCAGAGGATGAATGTATTTGGTGTTGAGAACAGAGATACTTTGACACACAAAGCCACAGGA TATTCAGCTCGGCTATTGAAGAAGGCTGATCAGTGCAGAGCTGTTTATGCATGTTCCCATCTATTTTGGGTTGATGATCAGGATGGCATAAAGGACGGGGAGAG GGTCCTCCTTTGCCTAAAGCGAGCATTGAGAATCGCGAATGCTGCTCAGCAAATGGCAAATGTTGCACGAGGTAGCGGTGGGCCGGTTAGTCTCTTTGTTGAGATATTGAACAA GTACATCTATTTctttgaaaaaggaaataagCAAATCACCAGTTCCGCAATCCAAGGGCTGatagaattaattaatactGAGATGCAAAGTGATTCCACAAACCCTGATAGTGTGGCGGATGCTTTCCTTGCCAGCACCTTGCGTTACATTCAGTTCCAAAAACAAAAAGGCGGTGTAATGGGTGAGAAATTCGAATCTATTAAACTGTAA
- the LOC105784231 gene encoding vacuolar protein sorting-associated protein 35B isoform X3, protein MLFICIELWILIILEKLSSTLLKCYRSSGPPNSLLTNTMNFRLELFFKDDSKHGVSVVDLYELVQHAGNILPRLYLLCTVGSIYIKSKEAPAKEVLKDLVEMCRGVQHPIRGLFLRSYLAQISRDKLPDIGSEYEGDADTVMDAVDFVLQNFTEMNKLWVRMQHQGPGGVREKREKERSELQDLVGKNLHVLSQIEGVDLEMYKETVLPRVLEQVVNCKDDLAQYYLMDCIIQVFPDEYHLQTLETLLGACPQLQPTVDVKTVLSRLMDRLSNYAASSADVLPEFLQVEAFSKLSNAIGKVIEAQLDMPAVGAITLYVSLLTFTLRVHPDRLDHVDQVLGACVKKLSNIPKLEDSRAMKQVVALLSAPLEKYNDIVTALTLSNYPRVMDHLDIGTNKLMAMVIIQSIMKNNSCISTADKVEVLFELIKGLIKDIDGADVDELDEEDFKEEQNSVARLIHMLYNDEPEEMLKIICIVRKHTMVGGPKRLPFTVSSLVFSALRLLRQLQGQEGDIVGEEASMTPNKNFQLLTQIIESLSAVPSPELALRLYLQCAEAANGCDIEHVAYEFFTQAFVLYEEEIADSKAQVTAIHLIIGTLQRMNVFGVENRDTLTHKATGYSARLLKKADQCRAVYACSHLFWVDDQDGIKDGERVLLCLKRALRIANAAQQMANVARGSGGPVSLFVEILNKYIYFFEKGNKQITSSAIQGLIELINTEMQSDSTNPDSVADAFLASTLRYIQFQKQKGGVMGEKFESIKL, encoded by the exons ATGCTTTTTATATGCATCGAGCTTTG GATTCTAATAATCTTAGAGAAGCTCTCAAGTACTCTGCTCAAATGCTATCGGAGCTCCGGACCTCCAAACTCTCTCCTCACAAATACTATGAACTTT AGATTGGAGTTATTCTTCAAAGACGACAGCAAACATGGTGTCTCTGTGGTTGATCTGTACGAGCTTGTTCAACATGCCGGCAATATTTTGCCTAGATT GTATCTTCTATGTACAGTAGGATCTATCTATATCAAATCTAAGGAGGCTCCTGCTAAGGAAGTTCTTAAAGACCTTGTGGAAATGTGTCGTGGAGTTCAACATCCCATACGTGGACTCTTTTTAAGGAGTTACCTTGCTCAAATAAGCCGAGATAAGTTACCAGATATTGGTTCCGAGTATGAGGG TGATGCTGACACTGTGATGGATGCTGTGGACTTTGTGCTACAGAATTTCACCGAGATGAATAAACTTTGGGTGCGAATGCAGCATCAG GGACCTGGTGGAGTTAGAGAGAAGCGAGAAAAGGAAAGGAGCGAACTTCAAGATCTT GTAGGGAAAAACCTACATGTTCTGAGTCAGATAGAAGGTGTGGACCTTGAGATGTACAAAGAAACAGTTCTTCCCAGAGTCTTGGAGCAG GTTGTCAATTGCAAAGATGATCTTGCCCAATATTATCTAATGGATTGCATTATTCAGGTATTCCCTGATGAGTATCACTTGCAGACGCTCGAGACATTGTTGGGTGCTTGTCCCCAGCTCCAG CCAACAGTCGACGTCAAGACAGTTTTGTCTCGACTAATGGATAGACTTTCAAATTATGCTGCTTCAAGTGCAGAT GTATTACCTGAATTTCTACAAGTAGAAGCCTTCTCTAAATTGAGCAATGCGATTGGGAAG GTCATAGAAGCACAGTTAGACATGCCTGCTGTTGGAGCTATAACTTTATATGTCTCTCTTCTTACCTTTACTCTTCGTGTCCATCCTGATCGTCTTGATCATGTGGATCAAGTACTG GGAGCTTGTGTTAAGAAGCTCTCTAACATACCAAAACTTGAAGATAGCCGGGCAATGAAACAAGTGGTTGCACTTTTGAGTGCTCCATTGGAGAAATATAATGATATTGTAACAGCCTTGACTCTTTCTAATTATCCACGTGTAATGGACCATCTTGATATTGGAACAAATAAACTTATGGCAATGGTTATCATTCAAAGCATTATGAAGAACAACTCTTGCATTTCAACTGCAGACAAG GTTGAGGTTttgtttgaattaataaaaGGACTCATTAAGGACATTGATGGTGCTGATGTGGATGAG CTTGATGAGGAGGATTTCAAGGAGGAACAAAATTCAGTTGCTCGACTCATACACATGCTTTATAATGATGAACCAGAGGAAATGTTGAAG ATTATATGTATTGTGAGGAAGCATACCATGGTTGGGGGACCAAAACGCCTACCCTTTACAGTTTCTTCACTTGTTTTTTCAGCACTTAGG TTGCTTAGGCAATTGCAAGGTCAGGAGGGGGATATAGTGGGAGAAGAAGCATCAATGacaccaaataaaaattttcagctCTTGACTCAG ATCATTGAGTCCCTTTCAGCTGTTCCATCCCCTGAACTTGCATTAAGGTTGTACCTGCAATGTGCTGAG GCAGCTAATGGCTGTGATATTGAGCATGTTGCGTATGAATTTTTCACACAGGCGTTTGTATTATATGAAGAAGAAATTGCG GACTCTAAAGCCCAAGTGACTGCAATTCATCTGATAATTGGGACTCTCCAGAGGATGAATGTATTTGGTGTTGAGAACAGAGATACTTTGACACACAAAGCCACAGGA TATTCAGCTCGGCTATTGAAGAAGGCTGATCAGTGCAGAGCTGTTTATGCATGTTCCCATCTATTTTGGGTTGATGATCAGGATGGCATAAAGGACGGGGAGAG GGTCCTCCTTTGCCTAAAGCGAGCATTGAGAATCGCGAATGCTGCTCAGCAAATGGCAAATGTTGCACGAGGTAGCGGTGGGCCGGTTAGTCTCTTTGTTGAGATATTGAACAA GTACATCTATTTctttgaaaaaggaaataagCAAATCACCAGTTCCGCAATCCAAGGGCTGatagaattaattaatactGAGATGCAAAGTGATTCCACAAACCCTGATAGTGTGGCGGATGCTTTCCTTGCCAGCACCTTGCGTTACATTCAGTTCCAAAAACAAAAAGGCGGTGTAATGGGTGAGAAATTCGAATCTATTAAACTGTAA